Proteins from one Dysgonomonas sp. HDW5A genomic window:
- the xylA gene encoding xylose isomerase yields the protein MEILKGTKEFFPNIGKIKFEGKESKNPLAFRYYDEKQVVMGKSMKDWMRFAMAWWHTLCADGGDPFGGATIHHPWNNANDALSRAKYKMDAGFEFMTKMGFGFYCFHDVDLIEPGNNWVEYEKNLQSIVEYAKEKQAASGIKLLWGTANVFSNERYMNGAATNPNFDVVACAGTQIKNAIDATIALGGANYVFWGGREGYMSLLNTDMRREKDHLARMLIMARDYARKQGFKGTFLIEPKPMEPTKHQYDFDTETVIGFIRYYGLENDFKVNIEVNHATLAGHTFEHELQAAVDAGLLGSIDANRGDNQNGWDTDQFPIDLYELAQAWLVMLPAGGVGNGGVNFDAKIRRNSTDAEDLFIAHISGMDTFARGLLIAADVLQNSDYTKMREARYASFNSGNGKAFEDGKLTLEDLRTIAHKSGEPAQISGKQELYEAIVNMHI from the coding sequence ATGGAAATTTTAAAAGGAACTAAAGAGTTTTTCCCAAATATCGGAAAAATCAAATTTGAAGGAAAAGAAAGTAAAAATCCATTGGCATTTCGTTATTATGACGAAAAACAAGTAGTGATGGGCAAGTCTATGAAAGACTGGATGCGTTTCGCTATGGCTTGGTGGCATACATTGTGTGCTGATGGTGGTGATCCTTTTGGAGGAGCAACTATTCATCATCCTTGGAACAATGCTAATGATGCACTTAGCCGTGCTAAATATAAAATGGATGCAGGTTTTGAGTTCATGACTAAAATGGGATTTGGTTTTTATTGTTTCCATGATGTGGATTTAATTGAACCGGGTAACAATTGGGTGGAGTACGAAAAAAATCTACAATCTATTGTTGAGTACGCTAAAGAGAAACAAGCGGCTTCGGGCATCAAATTGTTATGGGGTACAGCCAACGTGTTCAGTAACGAGCGTTATATGAATGGTGCGGCTACAAATCCTAATTTTGATGTGGTTGCATGTGCAGGTACTCAAATCAAAAATGCAATTGATGCTACTATTGCTCTTGGTGGTGCAAATTATGTATTCTGGGGAGGTAGAGAAGGATATATGAGTCTTTTGAATACGGATATGAGACGCGAAAAAGATCACTTGGCACGTATGCTTATCATGGCTCGTGACTATGCCCGCAAACAAGGTTTCAAAGGTACATTCCTTATCGAACCTAAACCAATGGAGCCTACTAAACATCAATATGATTTTGATACCGAAACTGTAATCGGCTTTATCCGTTATTATGGCTTAGAAAATGATTTCAAAGTAAATATCGAAGTAAACCATGCTACACTGGCAGGTCATACATTCGAACACGAATTGCAAGCTGCTGTAGATGCAGGTCTATTAGGCAGTATTGATGCTAACCGTGGAGATAATCAAAATGGATGGGATACAGACCAGTTCCCTATCGACTTATATGAATTAGCTCAAGCTTGGTTAGTAATGCTTCCTGCAGGTGGTGTTGGTAACGGTGGTGTGAACTTTGATGCTAAAATCCGCCGTAACTCTACGGATGCAGAAGATTTGTTCATCGCCCATATTTCGGGTATGGATACATTTGCACGTGGATTATTGATTGCTGCCGATGTACTTCAAAACTCAGACTATACTAAAATGCGTGAAGCTCGTTATGCTTCATTTAACAGTGGTAATGGAAAGGCATTTGAAGATGGAAAGCTAACTCTGGAAGATTTACGTACTATAGCTCATAAATCGGGCGAGCCTGCACAA